The window GCAGCGGCATCGCGGGCAATCTGCGTGAGCACTATCCGCGCTGGTTGTCGACCAGCGTAGTCGGGTTGCTGCTCATCGCGAACATCATCAACCTGGGGGCCGACCTCGGTGCAATGGGCGCAGCGCTCAAGCTGCTGATCGCAGGTCCGGCGTTACTCTACGTGTGCGGTTTCGGGCTACTTTCCGTTGTATTGGAAGTGTTCACCCGCTATGCGCGCTACGTGTCGATTCTCAAATGGCTGTGCCTGTCGCTGTTCAGCTACGTGATCTGCGCCTTCGTCGTCAAAATGCCGTGGGATCAGGTCGGCCGGGCCGTGCTAATGCCGGCGCTTTCCGTCAAACCGGACTACCTCGTCGCAATCGTCGCGGTCATGGGTACGACGATTAGCCCTTATTTGTTTTTCTGGCAGGCAGAACAGGAAGTCGAAGACGAAAAGGAACGGCCCGGCGCACATCCGTTGACCCATGCGCCGTGGGAAGCGCCCGCGGAGTTCGCGCGGATCCGCATCGACACCTACCTCGGCATGGCGCTCTCGAATGTAATCGCGTTCTTCATCGTCGTGACGACGGCGACGACCTTGCATGCACACGGGATCACCGATATCCAGACTTCGGCTCAGGCCGCGGAAGCGCTGCGCGCGATAGCAGGTCCGTTCACGTTCTTTGTGTTCGCCGCCGGCATCATCGGCACCGGCTTGTTGACGCTGCCTGTGCTAGCCGGATCGGGTGCCTATGCGGTGGGCGAATTGTTCGTGTGGCGAGTGGGCCTCGCGCGCCTGCCATCGCAGGCGAAGGCGTTCTACGGCGTCATTGCCGCCGCAACGGCAATCGGCGCCGGCCTGAACTTCACGTCGATAGATCCCGTCAAGGCGCTCTACTGGAGCGCAGTGCTCAATGGCGTCGTTGCGGTGCCCGTGATGATCGTCATGATGCATCTCTCGATGCGGACGCACATCATGTCCGGTTTCACGCTTCCACCAACACTACGCACCTTCGGCTGGATTGCGACCGGCGTGATGGCGGCAACGGTCGTGGCGATGAGTGTCACCTGGTTTGCGTGACGGATTCACTCTATCGCCGTGGGTCATGCTGTGTTCGCAACGCTTCGATCTCGTCAAGCAGATCGAGTGCGAGCGCGATGCCCGCAGCGTTGATCTCGAGATCCTGCGCGAGATGGCGGGCCTTGCGGGCGCGCCGCAATGAGACGCCGTCAAAGTGCGGACCATCATCTTCGCTAACGCGTTTCGGCTCGATCGCCCCTTGCTCGATCCAGTCAAAGATCTGAAGTTCAGAAGCGCCGGATACCCGGCACAATTCGAGTAGCGTGAACTCCACCTGCTCCTCGACGATCAGGCATTTGAGCCAGGCCTTACGCGATTCGTTCATGATGAATCACCTGAAAAATGCGCGCGCGGGTCGAAGTCGCATGCCTGTCGTAATGCCTCGTAAGCGGCGCGTGCCTGGTCGCTGTCGGCCGGTGGCAGAGCGATGTTCAACCGCGCATAGAGGTCGCCCGCTGTACCGGCCGGACCGCTCGCCGGAATGCCCTTGCCCTTCAGGCGCAAGCGTTGGCCTCCGCTAGACCCTTTCGGTACGGCTATTTCGACGGTGCCGTCGGGCGTCGGCACGGTAATGCGCGCGCCCAGTGCCGCCTCCCAGGGCGCAACCGGCGCATCGATCGTCACATCGCGGCCGTCGACGCGGAAATGTTCCTGCGGGCGCAACGCGATTTCCAGGTACAGGTCGCCAGCTCGCCCCTCTCCGAAACCCGCACCCCCCTGGCCGGCAAGCCGCAAATGCTGCCCACTCTGCACGCCCTTGGGAATGGA is drawn from Burkholderia sp. 9120 and contains these coding sequences:
- a CDS encoding divalent metal cation transporter, producing MDTLTHDPVKQPTRPKLLQVMGPGLITGASDDDPSGIATYSQVGAQFGYGLAWTLLFSYPLMAAIQEISARIGRVTGSGIAGNLREHYPRWLSTSVVGLLLIANIINLGADLGAMGAALKLLIAGPALLYVCGFGLLSVVLEVFTRYARYVSILKWLCLSLFSYVICAFVVKMPWDQVGRAVLMPALSVKPDYLVAIVAVMGTTISPYLFFWQAEQEVEDEKERPGAHPLTHAPWEAPAEFARIRIDTYLGMALSNVIAFFIVVTTATTLHAHGITDIQTSAQAAEALRAIAGPFTFFVFAAGIIGTGLLTLPVLAGSGAYAVGELFVWRVGLARLPSQAKAFYGVIAAATAIGAGLNFTSIDPVKALYWSAVLNGVVAVPVMIVMMHLSMRTHIMSGFTLPPTLRTFGWIATGVMAATVVAMSVTWFA
- a CDS encoding chaperone modulator CbpM; protein product: MNESRKAWLKCLIVEEQVEFTLLELCRVSGASELQIFDWIEQGAIEPKRVSEDDGPHFDGVSLRRARKARHLAQDLEINAAGIALALDLLDEIEALRTQHDPRR